The nucleotide sequence TTGATAGCCTTCCCCCCGGAGGAATTGACAGCTATGAAGAATTAAGTGAGAAGTTTCTGAGGAACTTTGGCCAACAAAGAAAGGTGATCAAAAACCCAAACGAAATCATGCATATAAGGCAGAGGGACAACGAACGGATAGATCAATACATGGAGAGGTTTGTCAAAGAAAGCATGAATATCAAGGATGTCCCGGAGTTCATGAAGATCAGCAGTTTCATTAACGGGCTAAAACACGCACAACTATGCGAAAAGCTGGGGGAGGAGTTCCCACGCTCATTTGACAACCTCATGGACAGGGTTAGAGCCTTCGTCCGGGGCAAGGACACGGTCAGCAAAGCTAAAGAGATGGACACTCCGCCCAGAAGGGTCAACCCCACTACAAAGCCTCTCGAAAAAGGTACACCTTACTCAAGAAAACCAGCTCTTGATAGAATGATGCATGATAGGGCGAGGCCCTCGTATTCCCCATATAGGCCTCGGGGGAGAGGCCCATTCCCCTACTCCGACAGCTTCACCCCTCTCACCAAAACTCCAAGTGAAATACTGGCCACTGAGAGGGTGAAGCATTCCTTCCTAAGACCACCACCTATAAAACCAGGACCAAAGGCACAACCGAACGAATACTGTGACTTTCATAGGGAATTAGGTCACAAAACTGACGATTGTATGTATTTAAAAAGGGAAATAGAGGTCGCGGTAAAAACGGGTAAACTGGCTCATTTGGTTAAGGAAATAAAGGAGGGAGGAGGGGACCGCAAAGGGAAAGATGTGAGAGAGCCTGGAAGGGCAGATGTAGACATGATTCGGAGGATAGATGAATTTGATACCACCGGGAGTGTAAAGGCCAGAATTCTGGGCTCCCCAGACCGCATGAAAGCTCCTATCTTGATGCCACACCAGGAGGAGAACGAGGTGCAGCGACTCCCCCTTAACATTTCAGCCACAATAGCCGGCCACAAGGTGGTCAGAATACATGTGGATGGAGGAAGCGGGGTAGAGGTGATATACGAGCACTGTTTTCTCAGATTTGACAGGGATGTAAGGGATAGGCTCGAGGAGGACTCTATCCCCTTAGTGGGTTTCAACAACAGTGTGTCACACCCCTTGGGAAAGATCAGACTCCTATTTACAGTTGGGGTAGGAGATCGAGTCCGAACCATAAATTTAACTTTCACAGTGGTCCGAGCACCCTCAAAATACAATGCAATCCTGGGAGGCCTGGGATTGGAGATATGCAAGCACAGGCATCAACCCCGCATGGAGCTCTAGTGTTCCAGACgccaaaaggcttggcttgggtaAAATCTGCATATGAAATAGTTTTTTCTGTCTCTAAGGGAGAAATATCTGAGAAACCCCAAAAAGAGGGAGTCGAAGAGTGGGTCCTTTGTGACAGATTCCCGGAGCAGATGGTTAAGGTGGGAAACCACCTAAGTGACAAATGAAAAAGTGCTCTCAAGGAGCTGCTTCTCTTCAACATAGATGTATTTGCATTTCAGCACGGAGACATGACAGGGATCCCAAGGAGTCTGACCGAACATCGACTCAATACATACACCTGGGCAAGACCAGTCAAGCAGAAGAAACAGAGCATGGATCCCAGCAAGAGGAGGACCGCCTGTGAAGAAACCAGGAAGCTGCTCAGAGTCGGAATAGtaagagaagtgaagtatccatcCTGGGTTGCTAACCCAGTCATGGTCAAAAAGAAAGAGGGGGGGTGGAGGATGTACATTGACTTTCAAGATCTGAACAAAGCATGCCCCAGGACTGCTATCCCCTCCCAGAAATAGACGTCCAAGTGGATTTCTTAAATCAGTACCCTCTAAAGTGCTTCCTGGATGCTTACAAAGGATATCATCAAATTCAGATGTCAATGGAGGACGAAGAAAAAACAGCCTTCATCACAGACGAGGGAACATTTTGCTACACCAAAATGCCCTTCGGGCTAAAAAATGCGGGGCCACCTACCAAAGGTTCATGAATACCCTCTTCAGAGAGCAGCGGGGATGAAACTtggaagtgtatgtcgatgacaatGTCATAAAAAGCCTAACCGAGACGGCCATGATAGATGATATAGCCGAAACCATCCGAGCTATACAAGATGTGAACATTGAGCTAAACCCTGGGAAGTGTTGCTCCGGGGTAGAAGAGGGGAAATTCCTGTGAGTAGTGGTTACTAAGGGCGGAATCAAAGCTAATCCGGAGAAAACTCAAGCTGTAGCCGAAATGCGATCCCCCAGGTCCCTAAAGGACATTCAACAGCTGAATGGAAGGTTAATCGCCTTTAACCGCTTCTTATCAAAGGTAGCCGACAGGACCCTTCCCTTCATGAGGGTATTGAAGGATTGTCTTCAAACGGACAGGTTTAAATGGACTCCTGAGGCGGAAACCGCTTTTCAAGAAATGAAAGATTACATCTGCAAGCTCCCAACCTTATCTACCCCAGTACCCGGGGAACAGGAAGGAAATAAGATACCAATATACTTCATCAGCAGGACCCTCAAGGG is from Helianthus annuus cultivar XRQ/B chromosome 9, HanXRQr2.0-SUNRISE, whole genome shotgun sequence and encodes:
- the LOC110876803 gene encoding uncharacterized protein LOC110876803; its protein translation is MPPKTKLPPNFDRYDGTRDPEDHLHAFKGAGQLGLWPMPVWCHMFVQTLTEGTRLWFDSLPPGGIDSYEELSEKFLRNFGQQRKVIKNPNEIMHIRQRDNERIDQYMERFVKESMNIKDVPEFMKISSFINGLKHAQLCEKLGEEFPRSFDNLMDRVRAFVRGKDTVSKAKEMDTPPRRVNPTTKPLEKGTPYSRKPALDRMMHDRARPSYSPYRPRGRGPFPYSDSFTPLTKTPSEILATERVKHSFLRPPPIKPGPKAQPNEYCDFHRELGHKTDDCMYLKREIEVAVKTGKLAHLVKEIKEGGGDRKGKDVREPGRADVDMIRRIDEFDTTGSVKARILGSPDRMKAPILMPHQEENEVQRLPLNISATIAGHKVVRIHVDGGSGVEGEISEKPQKEGVEEWVLCDRFPEQMVKVGNHLSDK